A genomic stretch from Corynebacterium sp. 21KM1197 includes:
- a CDS encoding helix-turn-helix domain-containing protein: MANEDKGTFLTVAEVAEIMRVSKMTVYRLVHSGELPAVRVGRSFRVHDKAVNEYLDSSYYEVG; this comes from the coding sequence ATGGCTAATGAAGATAAAGGAACTTTTCTGACGGTCGCGGAGGTCGCGGAGATCATGCGCGTTTCCAAGATGACCGTGTACCGCCTGGTGCACTCCGGTGAACTGCCCGCCGTGCGCGTGGGTCGCTCCTTCCGCGTGCACGACAAGGCGGTGAACGAGTACCTGGACTCCTCGTACTACGAGGTGGGGTAG
- a CDS encoding glutaredoxin family protein: MQKHRVQLMVRSTCGSCARVEAQIRPLLERHGVPLEICDVDSDVEWAAEFGDRVPVVVLDGEEFACWEVDNEELGHALLV, translated from the coding sequence GTGCAGAAACATCGTGTTCAGTTGATGGTGCGCTCCACCTGTGGCTCGTGTGCGCGGGTGGAGGCGCAGATTAGGCCGTTGTTGGAGCGGCATGGGGTACCCTTGGAGATCTGCGACGTGGACTCCGATGTGGAGTGGGCGGCGGAGTTTGGGGATCGGGTGCCCGTGGTGGTGCTGGACGGGGAGGAGTTTGCCTGCTGGGAGGTGGATAACGAGGAGTTAGGCCACGCTTTGTTGGTCTGA
- a CDS encoding HAD-IB family hydrolase, protein MVGVHEIHPPSFPASPRDFLVNWSISHGNLRRFLASTALPPLGDDQQEEAGRAAAAAAVEQNYGISLESFHSGIESVSGSIEAAGSLRLSPTDPEVPQDAGVAAFFDVDNTLIQGSSLVALAFGLARKRYFRLTEIIPMAWKQLKFRLTGSENAEDMAAGRNQALEFIKGRSVAELTELCEEIVDRHMLDKAFPGTRDLAAMHLAAGQQVWLVTATPVQLAQILAQRFGFTGALGTVAEVKDGKFTGKLVGDILHGPGKKHAVAALAALEKLDLERCTAYSDSSNDIPMLSMVGTAVAINPDRALRRAAHRRGWLVRDYRNVRKAIRTYGLPGLATAGFSLLGWRLRRGWAG, encoded by the coding sequence ATGGTGGGCGTGCATGAGATCCACCCGCCCTCCTTTCCCGCCTCGCCGCGCGACTTCCTGGTCAATTGGTCCATCAGCCACGGCAACCTGCGGCGCTTCCTCGCCAGCACCGCGCTGCCCCCGCTTGGCGACGACCAGCAGGAAGAGGCAGGGCGCGCCGCCGCGGCCGCCGCGGTGGAACAGAACTACGGGATCTCACTGGAATCCTTCCACTCCGGCATCGAATCCGTCAGCGGCTCCATCGAGGCCGCAGGCTCCCTGCGCCTCTCCCCCACCGACCCCGAGGTGCCCCAGGACGCCGGCGTGGCCGCCTTCTTCGACGTGGACAACACCCTCATTCAGGGCTCCTCCCTGGTGGCCCTGGCCTTTGGCCTGGCCCGCAAGCGCTACTTCCGGCTCACCGAGATCATTCCGATGGCATGGAAGCAGCTCAAGTTCCGCCTCACCGGCTCCGAAAACGCCGAGGACATGGCCGCCGGGCGCAATCAGGCCCTAGAGTTCATCAAGGGCCGCAGCGTGGCGGAACTCACCGAACTCTGCGAGGAGATCGTGGACCGCCACATGCTCGACAAAGCCTTCCCTGGCACCCGCGATCTCGCCGCCATGCACCTCGCGGCGGGCCAGCAGGTATGGCTGGTCACCGCCACGCCGGTGCAACTTGCCCAGATCCTCGCCCAGCGCTTTGGCTTCACCGGGGCACTCGGTACCGTAGCCGAGGTCAAGGACGGCAAATTCACCGGGAAACTCGTGGGCGATATTCTCCACGGGCCCGGCAAGAAACACGCCGTGGCGGCCCTGGCGGCCCTGGAAAAACTCGATCTGGAGCGCTGCACCGCGTACTCGGATTCCTCCAATGACATCCCCATGCTCAGCATGGTGGGCACCGCCGTGGCGATCAACCCCGACCGCGCTTTGCGACGCGCCGCCCACCGGCGCGGCTGGCTGGTGCGCGACTACCGCAACGTGCGCAAGGCGATCCGCACCTACGGGCTGCCGGGGCTGGCGACGGCCGGGTTCAGTCTGCTGGGGTGGAGGTTGCGGCGGGGGTGGGCGGGGTAG
- a CDS encoding 30S ribosomal protein bS22, giving the protein MGSVIKKRRKRMSKKKHRKMLRRTRVQRRKLGK; this is encoded by the coding sequence ATGGGTTCCGTGATTAAGAAGCGCCGCAAGCGCATGTCCAAGAAGAAGCACCGCAAGATGCTGCGACGCACGCGCGTGCAGCGTCGTAAGTTGGGCAAGTAA
- a CDS encoding glutamyl-tRNA reductase: protein MSVLVVGMSHRSAPVELLEKLSMDDAVREEATSLLLERPALSEAMIISTCNRLEVYSVATGFHPGVQDVVSVLHEVSGVDMDTLRGYLYVRYAEAAAEHMMEVASGLDSMVVGEQQIIGQVRSAYQEATQKGTVGQALHGLTQAALHAGKRVHAETSIDDEGASMVTLAMEEALAAQGLGGPHPLEGRSALVLGAGAMASLAATHLGRLGVGRLVLANRTRSRAERLAEHAREAGVTAEVVDFEQRGAVIGQVDMVVSATGADYFTVTPGDVAKLPGPLTLIDLSLPRDIAPHVGNIEGMHLVNIERLHRRGTQATSAVEEQARAIVDEEMQRFTSEQRVRDVAPAVTALRRHAADLIDAELERLRGRAPDMAEGEYQEVSRTVRRVVDKLLHAPTVRVKELAVTSGVVSYESALQELFNLEPTPARSVALPASDLPRSDFPQ, encoded by the coding sequence GTGAGTGTGCTCGTGGTGGGCATGTCGCACCGATCGGCTCCGGTGGAATTGCTGGAAAAGCTGAGCATGGATGATGCCGTGCGGGAGGAGGCCACCTCCCTGTTGCTGGAGCGCCCGGCGCTCTCCGAGGCCATGATTATCTCCACCTGCAACCGCCTGGAGGTATATTCCGTGGCCACCGGCTTCCACCCGGGGGTGCAGGACGTGGTGAGCGTGCTGCACGAGGTCTCCGGGGTGGACATGGATACCCTGCGCGGCTACCTGTATGTGCGCTACGCCGAGGCCGCCGCCGAGCACATGATGGAGGTGGCCTCCGGGCTGGATTCCATGGTGGTGGGCGAGCAGCAGATCATCGGCCAGGTGCGCAGCGCCTACCAGGAGGCCACGCAGAAAGGCACGGTGGGCCAGGCGCTGCATGGGCTAACCCAGGCGGCCCTGCACGCGGGCAAGCGCGTGCACGCGGAGACGAGCATCGACGATGAGGGGGCCTCGATGGTCACCCTGGCGATGGAGGAGGCCCTGGCCGCGCAGGGTTTGGGCGGCCCCCACCCGTTAGAAGGCCGCTCGGCCCTGGTGCTGGGGGCCGGGGCGATGGCCTCCCTGGCTGCCACGCACCTGGGCAGGCTGGGAGTGGGCAGGTTGGTGCTGGCCAATCGCACCCGTTCCCGCGCCGAGCGCCTGGCCGAGCACGCCCGCGAGGCCGGGGTGACGGCCGAGGTGGTGGACTTCGAGCAGCGCGGCGCGGTGATCGGGCAGGTGGACATGGTGGTCTCCGCCACCGGCGCGGATTATTTCACGGTGACGCCGGGGGACGTCGCTAAGCTGCCCGGGCCGCTCACCCTCATCGACCTTTCCCTGCCGCGCGATATTGCGCCGCACGTGGGAAATATCGAGGGCATGCACCTGGTAAACATCGAGCGGCTGCACCGGCGAGGCACGCAGGCCACCAGCGCGGTGGAGGAGCAGGCGCGCGCGATCGTGGACGAGGAAATGCAGCGTTTTACCTCGGAGCAGCGCGTGCGCGACGTCGCCCCCGCCGTGACTGCCTTACGACGCCACGCCGCCGACCTCATCGACGCCGAGCTGGAGCGCCTGCGCGGCCGCGCCCCGGACATGGCGGAGGGGGAGTACCAGGAGGTCTCGCGCACCGTGCGCCGCGTGGTGGATAAACTGCTGCACGCCCCCACGGTGCGGGTGAAGGAACTGGCGGTGACCTCCGGCGTGGTCTCCTACGAGTCCGCCTTGCAGGAACTCTTTAACCTCGAACCCACCCCCGCGCGCAGCGTGGCGCTGCCCGCCAGTGACCTGCCGCGCAGCGATTTCCCGCAGTAA
- a CDS encoding bifunctional uroporphyrinogen-III C-methyltransferase/uroporphyrinogen-III synthase produces the protein MAHQACAPQSTPQTPQPGTVIFVGAGPGNPDLLTIRAREVLAETAVAYTDAEVLSGVREIVAANLPVPQEKIDAAEKEYEALVEEARTQGARRKPPRPAPPTAADIREVADPNPAEIAANLAEAVQGGEDVIRLVAGNPLSRESVLAEISAVAETGAEFQVVPGMSLPSTVPAFAGIALGSTFTETDVTGGGADWDQLAAAPQPLVLQATREDLGIIAEELLARGLGAGTPASVTVNGTTRLQRTFDATLGTLAKLDVELPGRLVITLGTAVDDRSKYSWWENRPLYGWRVLVPRAKSQAGPMSARLASHGAIPQEVPTISLEPPRNPAQMERAIKGIVEGRYQWIIFTSVNAVEAVWDKITAFGLDARAFAGVHLAAVGRKTSQAIKALGLTPEVTPPATKQNAQGLVEVFPEYVEDLDPVGRVLLPRADLGSDLLVEGLHHAGWEVDDVVAYRTVRAAPPSAEVRDMIKTGGFDAVCFTSGSTVKNLVGIAGKPHRRTIIAVIGPATAQVAREMGLRVDVMPEEADVPALVDALAAHVASLRAAGQLPPPRKKRRARRKA, from the coding sequence ATGGCCCACCAGGCTTGTGCGCCTCAGAGCACGCCGCAGACCCCCCAGCCGGGCACGGTCATCTTTGTTGGCGCAGGACCGGGCAATCCAGATTTGCTGACCATTCGGGCCCGCGAGGTGCTGGCGGAAACCGCCGTGGCCTATACGGACGCGGAGGTGCTCAGCGGCGTGCGGGAGATCGTGGCCGCCAACCTCCCGGTGCCGCAGGAGAAGATCGACGCCGCGGAAAAGGAATACGAGGCCCTGGTGGAGGAGGCCCGCACCCAGGGGGCGCGCCGCAAGCCGCCGCGCCCCGCGCCCCCCACCGCCGCCGATATTCGGGAGGTGGCCGACCCCAACCCGGCCGAGATTGCCGCGAACCTGGCCGAGGCCGTGCAGGGCGGCGAGGACGTGATTCGCCTGGTGGCGGGCAACCCCTTGTCCCGGGAATCCGTGCTGGCGGAGATCTCCGCCGTGGCGGAGACTGGGGCGGAGTTCCAGGTGGTGCCGGGAATGTCCTTGCCCTCCACCGTTCCGGCCTTTGCCGGAATCGCCCTGGGTTCCACGTTCACGGAAACGGACGTCACCGGCGGTGGCGCGGACTGGGACCAGTTGGCCGCCGCCCCGCAACCGCTGGTGCTTCAGGCCACCCGCGAGGATCTGGGCATCATCGCGGAGGAACTCCTGGCCAGGGGGCTGGGCGCGGGCACTCCGGCCTCCGTCACGGTCAATGGCACCACGCGCTTGCAGCGCACCTTTGACGCCACCCTGGGTACCCTGGCCAAGCTCGATGTGGAGTTGCCGGGCCGCCTGGTGATTACCCTGGGTACCGCCGTGGACGATCGCTCCAAGTACTCCTGGTGGGAAAACCGCCCCCTGTATGGCTGGCGGGTGCTGGTGCCGCGCGCCAAGTCCCAGGCCGGGCCCATGAGCGCGCGCCTGGCCAGCCACGGCGCGATCCCCCAGGAGGTGCCCACCATCTCCTTAGAACCCCCGCGCAACCCGGCGCAGATGGAGCGCGCCATTAAGGGCATCGTGGAGGGCCGCTACCAGTGGATCATCTTCACCTCCGTCAATGCCGTGGAGGCGGTGTGGGATAAGATCACCGCCTTTGGGCTGGATGCGCGCGCCTTTGCCGGCGTGCACCTGGCGGCGGTGGGCCGCAAGACCTCCCAGGCCATTAAGGCCCTGGGGCTCACCCCGGAGGTCACCCCGCCCGCCACCAAGCAGAACGCTCAGGGCCTGGTGGAGGTGTTCCCCGAGTACGTGGAGGACCTCGATCCGGTGGGCCGCGTGCTGCTCCCGCGCGCCGATCTGGGCAGCGACCTCCTGGTGGAGGGCCTGCACCATGCCGGGTGGGAGGTGGACGACGTGGTGGCCTACCGCACCGTGCGCGCCGCCCCGCCGAGCGCCGAGGTGCGGGACATGATTAAGACCGGCGGGTTTGATGCCGTGTGCTTCACCTCCGGCTCCACCGTGAAGAACCTGGTGGGGATCGCGGGCAAGCCGCACCGCCGCACCATCATCGCCGTGATCGGCCCGGCTACCGCCCAGGTGGCGCGCGAGATGGGCTTGCGCGTCGATGTCATGCCGGAGGAGGCGGACGTTCCCGCCCTGGTGGACGCGCTCGCGGCCCACGTGGCCTCTCTGCGCGCCGCCGGGCAGTTGCCGCCGCCGAGGAAGAAGCGCAGGGCGCGTCGTAAAGCATAG
- the proC gene encoding pyrroline-5-carboxylate reductase gives MTSIAVIGGGKIGEALVGGLVAAGTSPAQIVVTNRSSERSEYLRERYGVETTSDNTQAASGAETVFLCVKPKMIGGVLREIAETINDNDADTTVVSMAAGLSLASLQEDLSAGTAIVRVMPNTPMMVGKGVCAVASGRFVSEEQASAVKELLSAVGTVVEVAEEDMDAVTALAGSSPAYVYLVAEALIDAGVSLGLTRDVATRLASGAIEGAGAMLAQEGADATTLRANVSSPAGTTVAALRELEESGIRGAFFRAAEACALRSKELGAPVAPPVED, from the coding sequence ATGACTTCAATCGCAGTAATTGGCGGCGGAAAAATCGGTGAGGCCCTCGTAGGCGGCCTCGTGGCGGCGGGCACTAGCCCCGCACAGATCGTGGTGACCAACCGTTCCTCGGAGCGCAGCGAATACCTCCGCGAGCGCTACGGCGTGGAAACCACCTCGGATAACACCCAGGCGGCTTCCGGGGCGGAGACGGTGTTTCTGTGTGTGAAGCCCAAGATGATCGGCGGCGTGCTGCGCGAGATCGCGGAAACCATCAACGATAACGATGCAGACACCACCGTGGTCTCTATGGCGGCTGGTCTTTCCCTGGCCTCCCTCCAGGAGGATCTTTCCGCGGGCACGGCCATCGTGCGCGTCATGCCCAATACCCCCATGATGGTGGGCAAGGGCGTGTGCGCGGTGGCCTCGGGGCGCTTCGTGAGTGAGGAGCAGGCCAGCGCCGTCAAGGAACTGCTCAGCGCCGTGGGCACCGTGGTGGAGGTGGCCGAGGAGGACATGGACGCCGTGACGGCCCTGGCGGGTTCCTCCCCGGCCTACGTGTACCTGGTTGCGGAGGCGCTTATCGACGCCGGGGTGAGCCTTGGCCTCACGCGCGACGTGGCCACGAGGCTGGCTTCCGGTGCGATCGAGGGAGCGGGGGCCATGCTGGCCCAGGAGGGGGCCGACGCCACGACGCTGCGCGCTAATGTCTCCTCCCCGGCGGGAACCACCGTGGCGGCTCTGCGGGAGTTGGAGGAATCGGGGATCCGGGGTGCGTTCTTCCGCGCGGCGGAGGCTTGCGCGCTGCGTTCCAAGGAACTGGGTGCCCCGGTGGCGCCTCCTGTGGAGGACTAA
- the hemC gene encoding hydroxymethylbilane synthase, with product MTHTPLTLGTRGSVLATTQAGHVRDALIAAGTPAELHIVTTEGDVNMAPVERIGVGVFTQALREAMAAGECAAAIHSFKDLPTAPDPRFHLVVPPREDPREALIARDGLTLSDLPEGARVGTSAPRRISQLRALRPDLDIRPLRGNIDTRMGKVASGELDAIVLAYAGLLRVGKQDRATEVFDPEVFLPAPAQGALAVECRAEDAPAVAALDALTHPESADRARAERSLLATLEAGCTAPVAAHAVIEGEELVLRAGVFALDGSQRLLVEHRAPRNQATELGREAARVLLAEGAAEVMAG from the coding sequence ATGACCCACACACCGCTGACCCTGGGCACGCGCGGAAGCGTGCTGGCCACCACCCAGGCCGGGCACGTGCGCGACGCCCTCATCGCTGCCGGTACTCCCGCCGAGTTGCACATCGTGACCACGGAAGGGGACGTGAACATGGCCCCGGTGGAGCGCATCGGTGTGGGCGTGTTCACCCAGGCCCTGCGCGAGGCGATGGCGGCCGGGGAGTGCGCTGCGGCCATTCACTCCTTCAAGGATCTGCCCACCGCCCCCGACCCCCGCTTTCACCTCGTGGTGCCGCCCAGGGAGGACCCCCGCGAGGCCCTGATCGCGCGCGACGGCCTCACTCTCAGTGATCTCCCCGAGGGCGCGCGCGTGGGTACCTCCGCGCCCCGGCGCATTTCCCAACTCCGCGCCCTGCGCCCGGACCTCGATATTCGTCCCCTGCGCGGCAACATTGATACCCGCATGGGCAAGGTCGCCTCCGGGGAACTGGACGCGATCGTGCTGGCCTACGCCGGGCTGCTCCGCGTGGGCAAGCAGGACCGCGCCACCGAGGTCTTTGACCCCGAGGTATTCCTGCCCGCCCCCGCCCAGGGTGCGCTGGCCGTGGAGTGCCGCGCCGAGGACGCCCCCGCCGTGGCGGCCCTTGACGCCCTGACCCACCCCGAATCCGCCGACCGCGCCCGCGCCGAGCGTTCCCTGCTCGCCACCCTGGAGGCTGGGTGTACCGCCCCGGTGGCGGCCCACGCCGTGATCGAGGGCGAGGAACTGGTGCTGCGCGCCGGGGTCTTTGCCCTCGATGGCTCCCAGCGCCTGCTGGTGGAGCACCGCGCGCCCCGGAACCAGGCCACGGAGTTGGGCCGGGAAGCCGCCCGCGTGCTCCTGGCCGAGGGGGCGGCGGAGGTCATGGCGGGGTAG
- a CDS encoding ImmA/IrrE family metallo-endopeptidase, giving the protein MPAFAERLAPEQVAAIRREATDAATNILEKYWDTDTFPVDPFEIATRYGAEVHRGDMPEDVEGLFRPKGDQYKLPQIWVDTDYSFVRQRFTCAHELGHMVEDGETSQIDRRRDDNSAKGSDPHEVYANAFAAELLMPGYAVRQLWQLGADLFSLASFFGVSKPSMEYRLKNLRLI; this is encoded by the coding sequence ATGCCTGCGTTTGCAGAGCGTTTGGCCCCGGAACAGGTGGCCGCGATCCGCCGTGAGGCTACGGACGCTGCAACCAACATCCTTGAGAAGTACTGGGATACCGATACATTTCCGGTCGATCCATTTGAGATCGCCACACGGTATGGAGCGGAAGTCCATCGAGGGGACATGCCCGAAGACGTAGAGGGATTGTTCCGCCCCAAGGGGGACCAATACAAACTCCCCCAAATCTGGGTAGACACGGATTACTCTTTTGTTCGGCAGCGGTTCACCTGCGCGCACGAGTTAGGGCACATGGTGGAGGATGGGGAAACCTCCCAGATTGACCGTCGTAGGGATGATAATTCCGCCAAAGGGAGCGATCCCCACGAAGTGTATGCCAACGCTTTTGCCGCAGAACTCCTCATGCCAGGCTATGCCGTCAGGCAACTGTGGCAGCTGGGCGCGGATTTATTCTCACTCGCCTCATTCTTTGGCGTCTCTAAACCCTCCATGGAGTATCGGTTAAAGAATCTAAGGCTGATCTGA
- the hemB gene encoding porphobilinogen synthase, translating to MGHGLIPDRDWKIPVSSLTPPVRRPRRLRTTPAMRELVAETALRPADLILPMFLAEGLEQPREIASMPGVHQHTTDSLLRAAHEALDAGVRCVDLFGVPLPENKDATGSVAWDPEGVLNRGVRALREEFGDDLLVMADTCLDEFTDHGHCGVLGTDRYGVSIVDNDATLPLYQDMAVAQAWAGAHIVSPSGMMDGQIAAIREALDAQGFSDVAIMAYSAKYASAFFGPFREAVGSSLEGDRRAYQQDPANARESLLEVELDVAEGADFVMVKPALPYLDILRQVADASPVPVAAYQVSGEYAMIQAAGQRGWVDGQRVMMESLLSIKRAGADQILTYFATEAARLLR from the coding sequence ATGGGACACGGCCTTATCCCCGACCGCGATTGGAAGATACCCGTGTCCAGCCTGACCCCTCCGGTGCGCAGGCCGCGCCGACTGCGCACCACCCCCGCTATGCGGGAACTGGTGGCCGAGACCGCCCTGCGTCCGGCCGATCTGATCCTGCCGATGTTCCTGGCCGAGGGCCTGGAGCAACCCAGGGAGATCGCCTCCATGCCGGGCGTACACCAGCACACCACGGACTCCCTGCTGCGCGCCGCCCACGAGGCCCTGGACGCCGGGGTGCGCTGCGTGGACCTCTTTGGGGTGCCGCTGCCGGAGAACAAGGACGCCACCGGTTCCGTGGCCTGGGACCCCGAGGGAGTGCTCAACCGGGGGGTGCGCGCGCTGCGCGAGGAGTTCGGTGACGACCTCCTGGTGATGGCCGATACCTGCCTGGACGAGTTCACCGATCACGGCCACTGCGGGGTGCTGGGCACCGACCGCTACGGGGTGAGCATCGTGGATAACGACGCCACCCTGCCGCTCTATCAGGACATGGCGGTGGCCCAGGCGTGGGCCGGGGCGCACATCGTCAGCCCGTCCGGCATGATGGACGGGCAGATCGCCGCGATCCGCGAGGCCCTGGACGCCCAGGGCTTTAGCGACGTGGCGATCATGGCCTACTCAGCCAAGTACGCCTCCGCTTTCTTCGGCCCCTTCCGCGAGGCCGTGGGCTCCTCCCTGGAGGGGGATCGCCGCGCCTACCAGCAGGATCCCGCCAACGCGCGGGAATCCCTGCTGGAGGTGGAACTGGACGTGGCCGAGGGCGCGGACTTCGTGATGGTCAAACCCGCCCTGCCCTACCTGGACATTCTGCGCCAGGTGGCCGATGCCTCCCCGGTGCCGGTGGCCGCCTACCAGGTATCCGGCGAGTACGCCATGATCCAGGCCGCGGGCCAGCGCGGCTGGGTGGACGGGCAGCGCGTGATGATGGAATCGCTGCTCTCCATCAAGCGCGCCGGGGCGGATCAGATCCTCACCTACTTTGCCACCGAGGCCGCCCGCTTGCTGCGCTAA